In Streptomyces thermolilacinus SPC6, a single genomic region encodes these proteins:
- a CDS encoding DUF6098 family protein codes for MDETVATPERTTAPDGVTELPTVSTLAELAELVERHGRLFVRWSNSPARDMRDTRSADHLTGIPMPGLSANPLQIESWWEDRPVRLWVARRLYDYCHLRQERDGDVRPWALRGREVARGPDNEPLLRDVEPVCWIDLAVIEEAEDEVARQRRPWGPMRRNS; via the coding sequence ATGGACGAGACCGTTGCGACACCGGAGCGCACGACGGCCCCGGACGGCGTCACGGAGCTGCCGACCGTCAGCACCCTGGCCGAGCTCGCCGAGCTCGTGGAGCGGCACGGCCGCCTCTTCGTCCGCTGGTCGAACAGCCCGGCGCGGGACATGCGCGACACCCGCAGCGCCGACCATCTGACGGGCATCCCCATGCCGGGCCTGTCGGCGAACCCGCTCCAGATCGAGAGCTGGTGGGAGGACCGCCCCGTACGGCTCTGGGTCGCCCGGCGCCTGTACGACTACTGTCACCTGCGCCAGGAACGCGACGGCGACGTACGCCCCTGGGCGCTGCGCGGCCGCGAGGTGGCCCGGGGCCCGGACAACGAGCCGCTGCTCCGCGACGTGGAGCCGGTCTGCTGGATCGACCTGGCCGTCATCGAGGAGGCCGAGGACGAGGTGGCCCGCCAGCGCCGCCCCTGGGGGCCCATGCGCCGCAACTCCTGA
- a CDS encoding DNRLRE domain-containing protein produces the protein MHRTIPKGSGPRRRRHVAGPLALVLLAETALLAAVALPARAAGPAPGGSTPTTASAAVGEEAAARLTAEARDRRVEVIGARTETTTLWANPDGSMSLETHAGPVRFRKGGAWVPVDTTLVRNADGSVSPKGHPRGLRLAGRTDAKGGDLVTLGSGERAVTLGWPGALPEPVLKGNKATYVDVMPGTDLVVEATRTGFEQFLVVKDRAAAERAATFTLPLRAKGLKATKNAADETVTFTDAATRKTVGKLPTPAMWDASRDGRGRAETNRADVDLDVRPAAKGDGYTLAVSADRRFLADEDTAYPVTIDPAIYFGTNFDTTVVNGSTADLSGEVGLRVGREWQKNEARSFISFPRNEAVTGQDVLNAELNLFATWSDTCEARSWEIWDTGVVSSATRWSTQPAWRTKARTSTVTHGSTNCGPRWISEDITSLVEEWSRIDRSVDTLGLRATDETDYTAFKIFASGDDAAHAPSILVTYETPADPVKDHVEYWNDILQQAYTEAGGAPGPLARAGAMMHGAIYDAANSAKCAEGPARCLGDPYLVKATASNGALPDINSAIDHAAFDVLRAVFPGQNFDTAIANARSTIPAAVTAEQRAAGTSVGQQAAAAMLNARQSDGSTAVVPYPGSQTPGHWRPTDAEPAATPGWGLVKPFALTSGSQFRPAGPGGHTTMSGLLASSAYATQVNEVKSLGRADSTTRTADQTQAALFWANDLNGTYKPPGQLFEHTQTLARQRNLTVTANAKLFALVAFSMADAGIAAWDAKYQTDIDLWRPESAIRLDGDGNAATTADPNWQPLSQDNQGGHFSPAFPAYVSGHATFGGAWAKAMEQWFGTDAISFTGTTDDPHAKGVTRTFPSFSAAAEENAVARVWLGVHYRWDGTEGVATGTKVASHVAATKLKANSAAGWVKYEALHNLGGCDALGKRLVSEHRWTAYQCVAVDPVTTPDHVLYVK, from the coding sequence GTGCACAGAACGATCCCGAAGGGCTCAGGGCCCCGGAGACGGCGACACGTCGCCGGACCCCTCGCACTGGTCCTGCTCGCCGAGACGGCCCTGCTCGCGGCGGTCGCCCTGCCCGCCCGGGCGGCCGGCCCCGCACCAGGCGGCTCCACCCCGACCACGGCGTCCGCCGCCGTCGGCGAGGAGGCCGCCGCGCGGCTCACCGCCGAGGCGCGGGACCGCCGCGTCGAGGTGATCGGCGCCCGTACCGAGACCACCACCCTGTGGGCCAACCCGGACGGCTCCATGTCGCTGGAGACCCACGCCGGACCGGTCCGCTTCCGCAAGGGCGGCGCCTGGGTGCCGGTGGACACGACCCTGGTCCGCAACGCCGACGGCTCCGTCAGCCCCAAGGGCCACCCGCGCGGGCTGCGGCTCGCGGGCCGTACGGACGCCAAGGGCGGCGACCTTGTCACCCTCGGCAGCGGTGAGCGCGCCGTGACGCTCGGCTGGCCTGGCGCCCTGCCTGAGCCGGTGCTCAAGGGCAACAAGGCCACCTACGTCGATGTCATGCCCGGCACCGACCTGGTGGTGGAGGCGACCAGGACCGGCTTCGAGCAGTTCCTGGTCGTCAAGGACCGCGCGGCGGCCGAGCGCGCCGCCACCTTCACCCTGCCGCTGCGCGCGAAGGGCCTGAAGGCGACGAAGAACGCCGCGGACGAGACGGTCACGTTCACCGACGCCGCGACGCGCAAGACGGTCGGCAAGCTGCCGACGCCCGCCATGTGGGACGCGTCGCGCGACGGGCGGGGCCGCGCGGAGACCAACCGCGCGGACGTGGACCTCGACGTGCGGCCCGCCGCGAAGGGCGACGGCTACACCCTGGCCGTCTCCGCCGACCGGCGGTTCCTCGCCGACGAGGACACCGCGTACCCGGTGACCATCGACCCGGCGATCTACTTCGGGACGAACTTCGACACGACCGTCGTCAACGGCTCCACCGCCGACCTGTCCGGCGAGGTGGGCCTGCGCGTCGGCCGCGAGTGGCAGAAGAACGAGGCCCGCTCGTTCATCTCCTTCCCCCGCAACGAGGCCGTGACGGGGCAGGACGTCCTCAACGCCGAGCTGAACCTGTTCGCCACCTGGTCCGACACGTGCGAGGCCCGCTCCTGGGAGATCTGGGACACCGGCGTGGTGTCGTCGGCGACCCGGTGGAGCACCCAGCCCGCGTGGCGCACCAAGGCCCGGACGTCCACGGTGACGCACGGCAGCACCAACTGCGGGCCGCGCTGGATCTCGGAGGACATCACCTCCCTCGTCGAGGAGTGGTCGCGCATCGACCGCTCCGTGGACACGCTCGGCCTGCGCGCCACCGACGAGACCGACTACACGGCCTTCAAGATCTTCGCCTCCGGCGACGACGCCGCCCACGCGCCGTCGATCCTGGTCACGTACGAGACGCCGGCCGACCCGGTCAAGGATCACGTCGAGTACTGGAACGACATCCTCCAGCAGGCGTACACGGAGGCCGGCGGGGCGCCCGGCCCCCTCGCCCGCGCGGGCGCGATGATGCACGGCGCCATCTACGACGCGGCGAACTCCGCCAAGTGCGCCGAGGGCCCGGCCCGCTGCCTGGGCGACCCGTACCTGGTGAAGGCGACCGCGTCCAACGGCGCCCTGCCGGACATCAACAGCGCCATCGACCACGCGGCGTTCGACGTGCTGCGGGCGGTGTTCCCCGGCCAGAACTTCGACACGGCCATCGCGAACGCCCGCTCCACGATCCCCGCCGCCGTCACGGCCGAGCAGCGGGCCGCGGGCACGTCCGTCGGCCAGCAGGCGGCGGCGGCGATGCTGAACGCCCGCCAGAGCGACGGCTCCACCGCCGTCGTGCCGTACCCCGGCAGCCAGACGCCCGGCCACTGGCGCCCCACCGACGCCGAGCCGGCGGCGACGCCCGGCTGGGGCCTGGTGAAGCCGTTCGCGCTGACGTCCGGCTCGCAGTTCCGGCCGGCCGGGCCCGGCGGGCACACGACGATGAGCGGTCTGCTGGCCAGTTCCGCGTACGCCACGCAGGTCAACGAGGTGAAGAGCCTCGGCCGCGCGGACTCCACGACGCGTACGGCCGACCAGACGCAGGCGGCCCTGTTCTGGGCGAACGACCTCAACGGCACCTACAAGCCGCCGGGCCAGCTGTTCGAGCACACGCAGACCCTGGCGCGCCAGCGGAACCTGACGGTCACCGCCAACGCCAAGCTGTTCGCGCTGGTCGCCTTCTCCATGGCCGACGCCGGTATCGCCGCGTGGGACGCCAAGTACCAGACGGACATCGACCTGTGGCGGCCCGAGAGCGCCATCCGGCTCGACGGTGACGGCAACGCGGCGACGACCGCCGACCCGAACTGGCAGCCGCTGTCCCAGGACAACCAGGGCGGGCACTTCTCGCCCGCGTTCCCCGCGTACGTCTCCGGCCACGCCACGTTCGGCGGCGCCTGGGCCAAGGCGATGGAGCAGTGGTTCGGCACGGACGCCATCTCCTTCACCGGCACGACGGACGACCCGCACGCCAAGGGCGTGACCCGGACGTTCCCCAGCTTCTCCGCCGCCGCCGAGGAGAACGCGGTGGCCCGCGTGTGGCTCGGCGTGCACTACCGCTGGGACGGCACGGAGGGCGTGGCCACCGGCACCAAGGTCGCCTCGCACGTCGCGGCGACCAAGCTGAAGGCCAACTCGGCGGCCGGCTGGGTCAAGTACGAGGCCCTGCACAACCTGGGCGGCTGTGACGCGCTGGGCAAGCGGCTCGTCTCCGAGCACCGCTGGACCGCCTACCAGTGCGTGGCGGTCGACCCGGTCACCACCCCCGACCACGTCCTCTACGTCAAGTAG